ACACAAGCAGCCTGTTTATCTGTCAGAACAGCAGGGCAGACCTCTCAGCTCATcaataccacaaacacacaagcagatcTCTCAGCTCATcaataccacaaacacacaagcagatcTCTCAGCTCATcaataccacaaacacacaagcagatcTCCCAGCTCATCAataccacaaacacacgcctAACAAGGCCTCAGGACACACGCACTGATAACCAGCACACTACAGCACCCCGATAGAGATATGAGAGCTAACTGGCATAGAGAAACAGAATCAGCACATATAACAACACAAAACCGTCCAAATATTCCAGCTTGCATCGTAAAGTCTCTGGTATCTTCCCCTGACCCCACAGTGAAACACTGACCCAACCAGCCACATCAAGCGGAGGTTAAACACAATGTTAACCCCTCACGGACCAGTCCAGGACACCATCTCACCTATCGCCCATCTGCCAACAGTCCAGAAGAATCTTTTGTCCCAACTCACCCAGAGGAAAAACTGGAGTGCCTTGCTGCTGTACAGACTGCTGCTGAGAGGTACGAAGACAGTGGTGTAGGCTGCCCAGACTGCAGTCCAGGCTGGGCCGGGCCGGCCAGGCGAGCCCCCTGCTTCCAGGCCCACACCCCTGGGCCCGACCCGGCTCAACACCATGAGGACTGGAGGcccgggggagggggcagggaggggggagggagggggagggaggctggtacCTCTACTGGttcagacggagagagggagtggaaggaaatagtgtgaaggagagggagagagctagagagagaaagctggagagaaaaagttggagagagatggggggaggaagtGAGCAGGCTCACGGGAAAATTAGAaatgtgaggctgggggagagagagagagagagagagagagttagagggggTTGGACCAGggaagcacagagagagacagggggcggaggagagggagggggcttgaATGGGGAGTAGAGAATGTTGGACGCTGGCCagttgaaaaagagagagagcgaatagaaagagagataataGAGAgagtgctagagagagagaccttcctAGTTTGAAGTTGTTCTTATCTATGACTGAAAACCCTCCTTTACTACGCTTGCATATACAATTCCTCCACTAACGATGGTGTCAAAGTGGACCTTTACGCAAACATCAAagtcgtatgtgtgtgtgtgtgtgtgtgtgtgtgtgtgtgtgtgtgtgtgtgtgtgtgtgtgtgtgtataggtgtatatgtctgtgtgtgtgtaccagtgagggagtcgggctagtaatctgaaggttgccagttcgattcccggtcatgccaactgatgttgtgtccttgggcaaggcacttcaccctacttgcctcgggggaatgtccctgtacttactgtaagtcgctctggataagagcgtctgctaaatgactaaatgtaaatgtaatgtaccagTCCATAGTCGACTCCGTTGGAGATGGTGTGACGTCTCGGCTCGTCCCGGCTCCGCCCATGTCGTCTGGAGCCGGTGAATCCTGTTGCTGATTCGCTCTGAGATCTCGGCAGCCCCGCCTCCGCTACACCTAAACCAATGAGAGAAGAGGATGCAGTGATCAGAGAACAGATTCCTTCCtgatttcctccctctcctgcgtgGGTCTTGCTGGTGGTGTAGTTCGGGTTAGGGTTGAGGTTAAGGTTGAGGTTAGGCTCTGttcgcccctcctctcctctgctctgctctcctttcactgtatatatatttttttatatatttttgaaaGGATTAAACGTATTTTTGAAAAAAGGGGTGACAAaatgtttgcatcattgatgagtactactgtactctgctctgctttaggcttctctgttctcctctcctcctctcctctttgaaCCGTTGAAAAGCAATTTTCGCAAAAAAGTTAAATAAAAAACAAGTGAGaagccctctccttccccacaGTGACACCGCAGTAACTACACCAACCACAGGAGGGAGCTAGTCTCTAAACTGAACTCGCCAGAAACAGCCTAGATTATATGGAGCTGAGGTCTAGATCCTTGGCTCCAAGCCAGGCTGTTCTACTGGAGGTTCATTGCTGTTTATAGTCCTCCTATCTGCAGATGATGTCATGGTGCCTTCAGCACTAACGGCAGAAGAAGAATGTCCTTATCTGGGTGAGCTCACCGTGAAGACATGACACAATGACaggtctgggtgggggggggggggggttcagaaaGGTGActaagaaacagaaagagagtgtgtgtgtttgtgtatgtatgtgtcttagtgtgtgtgtctatgcatacCTGCCTCCCGGCGCAGGCAGAAGCCTAACCCTGAGGcatgttcctctctcctcacagcagCAGTTAGATCTGCATGCTGTGACAGGTCCTCACtcccgtctcacacacacacacacacacttgtcacatgtcacacacactcctgctctgtcccacactaaacacactctcccccccaccacacacactctccccccctcagtAGCAGGACTATTAGAACTACAGACATCTACTCCCTCTCACCAGCCTCCCTACCTCAGAAGACCATGCCACCACCACGCTTCTGGTCACGTGACCTGGACCCACACTTCTGATTGGTCCCCTAACCCCACCAGGCCAGAGCTGGACTGGGATGTCACTGCTCTCGTGCtgtcatgtgcacacacacacacgcttgcaggCACAACCCCACATACGCCAACAGGCCCACACAAACCCACTGTTTTGAAAGAGGTCAATTATTCAATTACACACCCTTGGCTGGAGCTGAGTAATTTAGCAGGCCTATCAGGGCTCTGATGTCATGAGTGGCTGCTCACTGTTAGCCTCACCATGAGTACAGGCTCTGgtgagcctggggggggggggggcggctctggtgagcctggggggggggggctctggccCTATACTTTCATGTAGCATCTGTCTCCAACTGCCCACCAGACTGCTGCTGGCAGGGAGGGCTTctcacctggggagggagggagagcgctaGTCACAGCGCACAGTGTGACTGTGCGCGTGCTCAGGCAGCAGCGCGTGTTGACCCGCCTGTAACCCATCTCATCTGATTACCAGAGATGTGAGCTCCACCGTCGTAACAGAACACTTGTTTTAACTACCGCCTGATAACGAGCTGAAAAAACACGGAATCAAGTCAACCCCCTTCTCACAGCCACTCGTCCGCGGGGTTAGTAGGTTAGTCGTGAATATCGATGACTGTCACATACATTTGGTCATATTAGAGACCCGCGTTCCAAATATGAAATAAAATTCCCTCACATGAATACAGGCCCTGTTCTGATAGATCTGATTAGACGGCGGACGCGCTCACGAGTGAAGATCAACTTACATGGTTTTTGGAGCTGTGGAGCCTCGAGCGCGAGGGACTCTATGGAGCGGACTCTGCACTGCTGCGCCTGCGCCTGTTTACCAACACGAACCGACTCCGTTCGGTATATCCCGCTTTCAGGCACGATGGGAATCCGTTCTAAACTTCTGCCGGTTCTCTCAAAACCCACATTGTTGTACCGCGTGGGACCACCACCTGTGGGGTATCCGGTACCGCCGTCCTCGTGTCTGGACCGGCTCTGAAGAGACGTTGCGCGGTGCTGTATATTGATCCCGTTGCTTGGACCAAGAGGACGAACTTTGTTTTCGTTCCGTGTCGCTACGCTGCACGCTGAGAGAGGCGCTGGTTTCTGCGGCGGTAACAGATGCTGTTTAGGATGTGGATGCGCCTGTTGCGGGAGCACAGTAGCCTGGGCCTTCACGTGGCGGTTGTCCGGGTTGAGCATCGAGTACCTGAGCCCCGCCACGAAGCGCTCAAACGTCAGGCACCCGTGAGGTGGTGTAACCCGCCTCAGGCACTCCAGAACCCCGCCGGGCAAGTCCCGCGTGTCCGCTCCCTGCCATCGGCTCTCAATCTCCGAGATGTGCACATAGCCTTTTTTCCCATCGTCTAGTATGTCAAACAGTGTCCGCAAACTGTGTAGAAACGCTTTGGGCAAACCGTCCGTGGAGTATTCCGTGTCCTTAGGTTGCATCGTACCGGTGTTCCTTTTGCCGTGTTGGACTTCTCTCCGTGCGCAAATCCAACTGTAAATTGTCGATGGTCCGTTTAATTTGCTGCTTTGGTCCGTCACTGTCAAAGCCATGAAGTTATCAGTCGCTTTCCGTGAAAGGTAACAAGTAGACTCCGGCACCAAAAACCGCGTCAAGATAGACCATGTCCTTGATAAATCCCATAAACAACTCAGAATTACTGATAGTATAAGTATATGATTTACTTCAGTGTGACAAACCTATcgtataaagtattttcttcCGTTGTCAGGTTTCCCTCCCCGaaactcttgctctctccctaaCTCCTCCGTCCAGCAGCACAATAACCTGGAGACTTTCAACAGGAGCACCCTTCACACGCCTGCGCAGCCGTGTTCAGCGACGCTGCCATTGGTCACGGTGGGAAGTGCGGCACGCTCATTGGTAGGACCTGGCGAGAGGCTGAAGTTTGAGTTTTGCGCTTTTGTTATTCATGAAGCAGCGGACGTTATTCACCCCAGGATCCTTCCCCGCCTTCAGGAAAAATTATAAGAATGTTTGGGATAGCTGCCGTTCACTTGTAGCTCAAACACTCTTCACacgttattcatttagcagacgcttttacccCAAAACGACGTTCATGAAATACAAATTTAGACATTTTGTCATTCTGTCTTCATCTCTATAAGAGAAATATATATAGTTTTAAAAAGCATGGGAGCAACTGCACGTCTTATCTGATGTTATATCGGTAGTAGAATATTTCTCCTAAAATCCTATCACAGGGTGGATTTCCTCCCCCGGTTACACCGTCACCAAAGAATCTGGCTAAGTTAACGTCGCTTCAGGGATTTCTCAGTCAAACCGCCGTTACCTAACGCCCTGTCATGAAGCGCCACATGAAATGCTACAAACGCGTTTATGAACCCTGTGCCCTTGTATCAACCTTGCATAACAAGCCCCTCCCTTTGTGAAAACAATTAACACACAGCACCAGTCATTAGTGAAAACCGCGTTCAAACACAGCCCGAGGACTAGCTGCTATTGATCGCCACCGTAAAGAAGCCAGCTGCATTAAACACACAGGCCTTTCTGGTCTTtcagagtgagaaaaagagagagtgagagagaggggaagtgagatagggagagtgagagatagagggaagtgAGAGCGTGGTTCAGTGTGGGCAGGTCTCACTAATCGTTGGCTTGAGGACAATTGAGTCCTCAATCCCTGATccgactccctccctctttcctctccgctGTCTATCCCTGTcacgcaaacacacgtacacacacacacgtacatccacacacacacgtacacacacagcagcacagatcCATAGTGAGGCAGAGTCAGGCCATGCGTGTGCTCAGTGACTGATCCTCTGGCTTGTTTATCTAAGTTATTACAACCATACGCTGCTCACTGCTCCCACAACCCAGCCcccggcaacacacacacacagatacacacactcacacacacacgctcacacacacacaggtacacacacacacgctcacacacactccacaatctcttccctctctgtctcctactctgtctctcccttcagcGATATCACTGCATGTGACGAACGATTGAATAGCTGGGTCATGCAGTCTTCTGAGGAGAGAAGTGACTCAAGCACTCACATCTTCAACCCTGTCACAGTAATCtgaacgggtcttcagtgggtggaagagagagagacagagagagacagacagagagagagacagagagagagagagaaaagaggggggaggatttAGAGCTAGAAAAATTCTTCAGTTTGGTTTGACAGTTTGGTGCCCAAGTGTAAGCCCAGTGGTTAGGGCTTTGACTCTAGATGaaaaaggttgcaggttcaaatccctgttTGTTGCTTTGGATCTGCTAAATGGGTCAGGGTCATGTGGGTCCCCAGGGTGACAGCCTTCACAgaagatgggagtcaggtggctgagcggtgagggaatcgggctagtaatccgaaggttgccagttcgattcccggccgcgccaactgacgttgtgtccttgggcaaggcacttcaccctacttgcctcggggagaatgtccctgtacttactgtaagtcgctctggataagagcgtctgctaaatgactaaatgtaatgtaaatgtaagatcatcaactctgaggaggaggtgagcaggTGGTTTGGGACAGAGGATTTAGAcacgtacagttaggtccataagtatttggacattgacacaattttcatcattttggctctgtataccaccacaatggatttgaaatgaaacaatcaagatgtgctttaagtgcagactttcagctttaatttcagggtatttacatccaaatcaggtgaacggtgtaggaattacaatacattttatatgtgccccccccctttttaagggaccaaaaataattggacaaactaacataatcataaatctaattgtcacttttaatacttggttgcaaatcctttgcagtcaatgacagcctgaagtctggaaccctgTGCTttaagtctgcacttaaagcacatcttgattgtttcatttcaaatccattgtggtggtatacagagccaaaatgatgaaaattgtgtcaatgtccaactGTATATCTCCCTCTGAGCAGTCCAGGATCAGCCAGGTAAACAAGCATCACTGCCAGGAGACCTGGGGCCCAGCTCAGCTACCCTGCCCTCCCTACCACCACCCTGACAGAACATGTGCCCTCTGCTAATCCTTGGACGCTGAACTCCATTGTTTAATCTGCCAAAATCCTAAGAGCAACCGGCACAAGTTTATACCCTTGACGTAAATCCAGTATCATCCCGGAGTCCGGTGGCTgaacggtgagggaagcgggctagtaatccgaaggttgccagttcgattcccggtcatgcaaactgacgttgtgtccttgggcaaggcacttcagcctacttgcctcgggggaatgtccctgtacttactgtaagtcgctctggataagagcgtctgctaaaatgactaaatgtaaaatgtaatcccGCAGACATGATTCACTTTACAGATTATCGTTCCGTACACAGGCAAGATGGCTCCAGCCTTCAGATGTGAGAGGGGGCAGATGGGGAGACCaaatgaagagagacaggaagtcatctGTGGGTCGCCATGGAATCACAGAAAGTTCCAGCGGGGGTTCTGAGGGGGGAACGTTCTAACATGGACGACAACAGGTCAGCATTTGTAATGTGTTTTGACATTTTCAGGCTTTGTTTGATGGACAGTTTTTAAGTGACGTGTAAAAGGACATGCAGGGTGGGGGAAGAGCGGTTTAAGATGCTGTTGTTTGGACAAGAAGGACAAGTGGAGGACCAAGTTGACTTTAAGGGTCAAACTGATGAACCCACCAAACGATGACATGCCCTCACGCCTCCGAATGACACCTGATGGTGTTCACACCTGAGGTGTGAGGCTGCTGTTCCACATGTTGGAgaagcgagagtgtgtgtgtgtgtgtgagagagagtgtgtgtgtgtgagagtgtgtgtgtgtgtgagtgtgtgttttcactgtCGCCTCAGCTGTTGCTCTAGTTCTGGTACACTACGGTATGTAGCACAACAAGAAAGCCGTTGTTTACGGAGTAAATCTCAAGCTTATCGCTCACAGGAAATGAACAATTTGGGCTAATCCATTTCAGCCGATCCCTGCTGAACGTTACAGTAGGGTCAGTACTCTGCGAGTTCAGAGTTCACCACTCGCAACTTCACAAATCACTCAAgtgttggataaaagcgtctgctaaatgaataaatgtaaatgtaagtgtaactAAGCTTTTTGTTCCAGAGCATGGTGCCTCTGGTGTCCCTGGTCTGGGAGCTTCTCCTGGGTGTTTCATCGCTCCTCTCAGCTCCCTCTCATCAGGGCCGGTCAGGAAATGACCCCTGGGTTCAGGACTGATGTGAAAGTGGAAGGATTATGTGTGGTAATCTGTAAATAAAGTAGGATCAGAGCACCAttaaacacaaacaccacacagaaCACTTCAACAAAAAACTGCCTCTACTTTgcacattttttttcttcaaataaTTTTATTGAATTAAACAGCACATGTTCTGAACAGAAATATGCTCCTAGACTGAGTTTAGAGACAAATGAAATTTCAAACCGTTTGTCATTCAGGATTATTTTTCCTTCCATCATCTTCAGAATCATAAAACTGGACTGAAGCTGTGGGGCCAGTCCTAAACATCTTTCTGACCCTAATTCACCTTCATATAAGGCATCATTTATCTCAAACTTCCTGTACTGCAACCTGTTAATAGTTACACAAGAAAGTGAGAACTGTGCTGGCCACTAGTGGTGTGTGTTGGAACTACACGTTATCTGCAGTACGACAGGCCAGCTAATGCATGAGAATTATACCAAAGCTTAGCATCCGAATCCCATGAAATATGCAAACAGATTTGTGGAACTCCAACAAAGCTGTATCTGCAAATAAGaccggtgtctgtgtgtgtgttacaggagaGCATCCTGAAACCACAACAAAGTCAAAGTTAGaataaataaaagtattttttcatgtgtgtgtgtgtgtgtgtgtgtgtaagagtgctgCCGTCATGGTGCGTGGTCATCACTCCATCGTGTCCCCGTACTGAGTCTTCCTGGGCCCCGCGGCCTCACCGGCCTCGTGGGCCTCACCGGCCTCAGGCCTGGCCGCTGCagctgacagagacacagactcacatcacAGCTCCAACATGGACACCATGCACTGTATGTTGCTGTTTATATGTGATGTACTGTTTGTGAATGTAGCTGTATTGGTTTCatttgtctgtgttgtgttgtgtgtattgtaCTGTTTTAGCTCACTAGCCTGCGCTAAGCAAACTTTCATCCACAGACACTCTGAGGAAGCAGGCTTACACACGGCTACACCAAACCCTGGGACAGGATGTGACAACagacaaaatgtgtgtgtgtataaatgttttgtgtatgagtgcgtgtgtgtataagtgtatgtgtgtgtgtgtgtaagtatgtgtgtatgtgtgtgtgtgtgtatgagtgtgtgtgtgctcactctGTGGTGTTGTGTCCGGTAGCTTGCCCTTCTCTGTCAGGATCCAGAGGTCTGTGCACCGCTTCGTCTCCCAGCGCGTCACAAAGTAGCTCCCGACAGACGAGGCGGCTGGGGGGGTTAGACGCACCAGACACTGTTTACACTCCATAGCTTATATCTTCTCTTCTGTGGTTTATCTTACACATTATAACTCAAATCCATATTATTTCTATTATATATGTCCTAGAATAGTAGTAGGTTTAGGCCTTATTTGTTCTATGTTTAGATGGCTAGGAAAGAGAAGCAGGACCTGATCATTCCTGTGCACCTTGAAAACTCACATGACGTGTACAGCTTTACAGATCTAATGGCTGCTCGTTCAAACATCCTTTACTTTCCCATGctgttcctgtgcatgctggtgtgtctcacctgtagaGACGAGCAGGTTCCACTGCAGGGGGTAAGGAAGCTTCTTCTGAAGCAGTCCCTGCACGAGGAACAGCCCCGcggtgcctggggggggggggggggggggggggtgtttattGTTTAACCATATGAAACATATTACAATGCTGACTGACCCTACatttcattttgcagacgcAAGATACAAATAGCGCACATCCGACGTTCACAAGTACATATATTCAAAACCAAAATCGATAAATCAACTCAATAAAAAACTCACCTAACATGAAGGTCCCGATTCCTTTCATGAAGGCGTGTGACTGACAGGCTGCATACTGCTGTAAACCCTGAAGAGAACATACATGTTACTAAGGCGCGTTAGGCATCTACCAAGCTATCTCACCAGTAACTTAGAATGTCTCTATCGTTCCAACAAAATCATTGCTCGTAGACAGCAACTTGTTTGGGGTTACGTGCAAGTCCATAATGATGACTATTTGCTAGTTTAGCTAATTTGTCATAGACAGTCATTGTCCTCTGCAGACTGGAACACTGACAGCAGATCAAAAGGTGAAACACACCGGATGTTTTGCAGCAATGGCATCGTCAACCTTCGTAAGCCCAATGTTGACCATCTTGTGTGCGACAGGTTGCGATAAAGTCGCTTAGTTTCTAACCTCTAATGACTTAAACTCGTGCCTTAAAGTCAGAATGCTCATCATTGTTGTTACTTAACATGCAACTTCCGTGTACGGTTGGAGGAAAGCACGAAGAAGACAAGGAAACGGAAAGTTCTCTGTACATCTAATGAACAACGACCTCGTGTGGATTGGTATCGACATTGCAACTATTGCTCGTCCAAACAATGAAAACGATCATAAAAGTTTAGCATATTTAACTTTTTAACGCACTAAATGATaacctgggttagggttagcatttTTCTGACAGTTTGGTCATTTTTAAAACACTGCACTCAAAACGCACACATAGAAATCGTAAATACCGTAATCCcaatacacaaaaaaacacgATTCAGGTATGGTTAGGTTTTCCCCTGACTTCACTTCTCCCCTGGGTCCTAAAGGCATATcctggaaaagagagggaaaaaacatTGAGGAAACGAGTGGAGGTAAGAAAAACTGAGAATTTTGAACGTATTTCCAGTCAGTCTGTCTCACCCGTCTCTTGCCTGCTTGGGTTTACTCTGAGACATAAATAAGGCTCAGAAGGACAACGATTTTGGTGAGatttaaatgttttacattttaattcagacacccacacacttctACCAGGGTCAGGTTGGGTCTGGTCCGAATCAGACCGTTTCTACCGCCCTCCCTCTGGGCTTCCATCATCCTGGTCCTGGTTCATCGACTTTACATGAAGCATGAAAACAACATTTCTCAAAAATTCACACAAACTCCTAACAGCAAGACGTCAAACATTCTTTaaactttattttatttttcattttacagtgaaAAGAGGTCAGTTAACCTCAACTGCTCTTCCATTCACAAACTGCAGCTCCTTATGCTATGTAATTAATGTTTTAttctttctttaaaaaaaagaaaatctgacGCCCGACATTTCAAACTCGTCCTCCCCctaatctctcctcctctatgacTGTTAAAGATACTGGTGGGAGAGCAGGTACAGCAGGTCAGTGCACAGTGTTCTGAATCcgtccacacacacgctaaacAGCCAAGCGAAGAGTCACGTGTCAGATCCCAACACCCAGGAGCGAGAGCCTTCATCGGGATTCATCACCAGGAAGCGGACAGGAAGACGCGCTGGGCAGGTGAGCGGAGAGATTACGAGTGGGCAGGGTAAGCAGTCTCCAAAAACAAACATGAGCATCATTTCTGCTACAATCACGTtgacacacaaaacaatttATTTTAATGTCCGACGGAAAACAATAACTGGAATTGATAGTAGAGGCTCCGTGTTTCCTTTGAGAGGAATccaaccaggtgtgtgtgggaggggttcAGGTTCATCATCCCAGAACCCCCACTGTCCTGGAGCGCTTAGTGACTGAGCATCTGGAGGGATGAGTCGTTGCATCgacacagagtgagacagacaggaaggacgTTTCAGGAAGTTTAACACCAGAGAAACAGCTCCGAACAGCACATCttctaaccctctccctcccacacacaaagTGAAAataccaaaaacaaaaaaagacaagtTCTCACGTTCACATGTCATCAATGTCCTTCAGTCCATgttggcaacacacacacacacacacacacacacacacacacacacacacacacactgtacacgcaCAACACTGGTAGTGCGACACCAgtgatggggaggtggaggtgagggatggggaggtgagggatggggaggtgagggatggggaggtgagggatggggaggtgagggatggggaggtgagggatggggaggtgagggatgggaaggtgagggatggggaggtgagTGATGGGCAGATGGTCCTTGAGAGCTCTCAGTGATGAGATCCGTGTCTCAAAGTACCAGATGACTTGCAGGCAGCTAAAGTCATCCCTCGATCCCCacggttacacacacacgctcacacacacactactggttGGTGGGTGGAAGGAGAaagctgatgatgatgatgacgactgTACGTAGCCAATCACAGTTCAGAGAAGCACACGCAGTTTCGTCCAATGGGACCTCTTCGTTACCCAAACATACAAATCCATAGCAGCAGGTAGATCGAGGGTCTCCCTCTCACGAAGAaatcaaaataataaaataaaaaatacatttcccaTCATCCCCATCGACGTGGTTAGCAAGCTATGGAGATTTACCAGtctctgggaaatgtagtttttcgtgcctccctcatctccccatcCAAACCAACACTGTCCTCTGTCAGCagaccaccctcctcctcccaggtccTCCTCCCCGGGCTCCTCCCCAGGAGAGGGGATCATCGCTCCGGCTCAGACTCCAGCGCCAGCACCCTCTTGCGTTCCCGACACTGTTTCTTATGGGCAGGCCAGTCTCTCTGCTGGCACTGGGAGCCGCAGTAGCGCGCCACCTGGCAGCGGCCGCAAATGTTGAACTCTCTCAgctgaggagagaagaagagagttaacacacagacaggaagtagagctacacaacaacacacctAAAAGAAGagctgagacagacaggaagtaaagCTACACAGCAGCACACCAGAGATCAACGAAACAACTTAGTATTTCTCAAAACAAGATAAAAGTATTTAGTATTTCTCAAAACAAGATACGCAGGCCCTATGTAGTACTGTGGTTGAGATGTTGTAATGCAGTTGTGATATTATTAATGCTCAGTGGTTGGAGCATgttactgcagatcaagaggtttaaGGTTTAATTCCCTCCCCTGGACGTCGCTTCGGATAAAAACATTTGATAAACAAAGTTCTTCCAGTTCTAAACACCACAGGCGAACACACCCAGACTCCTCCACACCCAGACTCCTCCACACCCAGACTCCTCCACACCcagact
This is a stretch of genomic DNA from Osmerus mordax isolate fOsmMor3 chromosome 20, fOsmMor3.pri, whole genome shotgun sequence. It encodes these proteins:
- the sapcd2 gene encoding suppressor APC domain-containing protein 2; its protein translation is MALTVTDQSSKLNGPSTIYSWICARREVQHGKRNTGTMQPKDTEYSTDGLPKAFLHSLRTLFDILDDGKKGYVHISEIESRWQGADTRDLPGGVLECLRRVTPPHGCLTFERFVAGLRYSMLNPDNRHVKAQATVLPQQAHPHPKQHLLPPQKPAPLSACSVATRNENKVRPLGPSNGINIQHRATSLQSRSRHEDGGTGYPTGGGPTRYNNVGFERTGRSLERIPIVPESGIYRTESVRVGKQAQAQQCRVRSIESLALEAPQLQKPCVAEAGLPRSQSESATGFTGSRRHGRSRDEPRRHTISNGVDYGLLKRMKEQEQEKDSLLAGLEVLDQARDWYQSQIQHLAERQRLVGQGSACTDFFTESNQSRMNVLIPKLQEVNRCLNDLISCSGMSFPCSQTAGLSSSAQPAAPAPPQAIQRLKDQNRLLTQEVTDKSERITQLEQEKSALIKQLFEARARSTHDSSTMDSTFI
- the tmem141 gene encoding transmembrane protein 141 isoform X1; amino-acid sequence: MVNIGLTKVDDAIAAKHPGLQQYAACQSHAFMKGIGTFMLGTAGLFLVQGLLQKKLPYPLQWNLLVSTAASSVGSYFVTRWETKRCTDLWILTEKGKLPDTTPQTAAARPEAGEAHEAGEAAGPRKTQYGDTME
- the tmem141 gene encoding transmembrane protein 141 isoform X2 codes for the protein MVNIGLTKVDDAIAAKHPGLQQYAACQSHAFMKGIGTFMLGTAGLFLVQGLLQKKLPYPLQWNLLVSTAASSVGSYFVTRWETKRCTDLWILTEKGKLPDTTPQTARPEAGEAHEAGEAAGPRKTQYGDTME